A genomic region of Manihot esculenta cultivar AM560-2 chromosome 15, M.esculenta_v8, whole genome shotgun sequence contains the following coding sequences:
- the LOC110601622 gene encoding epidermis-specific secreted glycoprotein EP1, with amino-acid sequence MFSSQQLFHSLCICFTFFSLIAQASVPPSATFKYVNEGEFGEYIVEYDANYRPLKPFARPFQLCFYNTTPNAYTLALRMGTVRSESLMRWVWEANRGNPVGENATFTFGTDGNLVLADADGRIAWQTNTANKGIVGFKLLSNGNMILHDSKGSFIWQSFDHPSDTLLVGQSLKFGAATKLTNRVSEKKNANGPYSLVLEDKTLAMYYRSPNSPKPLLYFSFSKFGVLKAPLRQATFGSGLSLEFHGPNLSSLGTLTFRKPRYNTTLSYLRLEMDGNLRIHTYEDNADWNAWQVTYTLFSRDSSESECYLPERCGNFGLCEDDQCVACPSPKGLVGWSKNCEVTKVSSCGVKDFYYYKLEGVDHFNSKYTNGDGPMKQGTCGSKCSKDCKCLGYFYHTQSSRCWIAYDLKTLTKIDNSTHLAFIKAPNK; translated from the coding sequence atgttttcttCTCAACAGCTATTTCACTCTCTTTGCATATGCTTCACCTTCTTTTCATTGATTGCTCAAGCTTCTGTTCCTCCTTCTGCAACCTTCAAATACGTCAATGAAGGCGAATTTGGGGAGTATATTGTGGAGTATGATGCTAATTACCGACCCTTAAAGCCTTTTGCCCGACCATTTCAACTTTGCTTTTATAACACTACTCCTAATGCATATACTCTTGCTCTGCGCATGGGTACAGTGAGATCTGAGTCACTTATGCGTTGGGTTTGGGAAGCTAACCGAGGCAACCCAGTCGGCGAAAATGCCACCTTCACTTTTGGAACTGATGGAAACCTTGTCTTGGCCGATGCCGATGGCCGGATCGCTTGGCAAACCAACACTGCGAATAAAGGCATTGTTGGATTCAAGTTACTCTCAAATGGTAACATGATCCTTCATGATTCTAAAGGCAGTTTTATTTGGCAGAGTTTTGATCATCCCTCTGATACCCTTTTAGTTGGCCAGTCTCTAAAGTTTGGAGCTGCAACCAAGCTTACGAATCGCGTCTCTGAAAAGAAGAACGCTAATGGTCCTTATAGTTTGGTTTTGGAAGACAAAACTCTAGCTATGTATTACAGAAGTCCAAATTCTCCAAAACCATTGCTTTATTTCTCGTTTTCTAAATTTGGTGTATTAAAAGCTCCTTTGCGTCAAGCAACATTTGGGTCAGGTTTATCTTTAGAATTCCATGGTCCTAATTTATCTTCTTTGGGAACTCTCACTTTTAGAAAGCCTAGATACAATACCACATTGTCTTATCTTCGGTTGGAAATGGATGGAAATCTCAGAATACACACTTATGAAGATAATGCAGATTGGAATGCTTGGCAAGTGACATACACTCTGTTTTCTAGAGACTCTAGTGAATCAGAATGCTATTTGCCAGAAAGGTGTGGAAACTTTGGGTTATGTGAGGATGATCAATGTGTTGCTTGCCCATCACCAAAAGGCTTGGTGGGTTGGAGCAAGAATTGCGAGGTGACAAAAGTATCTTCATGTGGAGTGAAAGATTTTTACTACTATAAACTAGAAGGAGTTGACCATTTCAATTCCAAGTATACAAATGGAGATGGACCCATGAAGCAGGGTACTTGTGGCAGCAAATGCTCTAAGGATTGCAAGTGTTTGGGTTATTTCTACCATACACAGTCATCCAGATGCTGGATTGCCTATGATTTGAAAACTTTGACAAAAATTGATAACTCTACACATTTGGCCTTCATTAAGGCACCAAACAAGTGA